TCTCGTCGAAGCGAGTGGGGTCGACAAATGATGCTGGGAGTCCTGTTGGCGGTGTTGGTTTCGGCGCCCCTTCCGGCGAAGGTGGAGTCGAGGTACTTGACGTTCGGAAGGTCTGGGGAGTGGGTTGCGCTGGAAGTGCATTCGCGGAAGCCCGAGCGGATTATTCTTCCGCTGCCCTACAGCGCAAGGACACTGACTCTCTCGGCGGACGGGCGGTATGTGTTTTTCACCGCGTACGATGAGACGGCGCGGAACGATTTGCTGTACCGCTGGGAATGGCGCTCAAGCACGGCGCCAGTGCGTATTGGAGGGGAACAGGGGTTCCACGCGGATCCTGCACTCAGTCCGGATGGCAAGTGGGTCTACTTCGCGCACCATCCGCGAATGGGAGGGCCGCCTGGGCAGCATCAGCCCCAAGCCAATGCCCAACTCTATCGCGTGCGGATGGACGGGACCGAGATGCAGGCGATGACGGATGAAGTGGGGTGTCATCTCCGTCCGGCGTTTCGGCCTGATGGAGCGCTCATCTACGTTCATACCCTGTGCAGCGCGACGAAGAAGAGTTTGCATTTAATGCAAAATGGCGTGGTTCAGCCCGAAGCCCTCGCAGCGGAAGATTTGAATGAGCCGGCGTTTTCCCCTGATGGGAAGCGGCTGGTTTTCGTGGCGAGAGATGGCCCGCATGCGATCCTCAAGGAGTGGACGTCGCTGAAGCGTCCCGCGCGGGTGATGCACCGCCTACTGTTGGCGGAGGACTCCTCGGTGCGGGCGCAATACGGTGTCCATGCCCGAGAGATATTCTTTCAGGATGAGCAGTCGGTGATGGTGTCGGTGGGCGGCCGGATAACTCGACTTTTTGCTTTGGGGGATGTTCCTTGAGACACCTGATCCGAGGATGGTGTGTGGTGGTGGTGGCCGTGCCGACGTTGGCGTTGGCGCAATTCTGCCCTCAGGACGTCATTCCGCGTTGCCAGGATTCGCAAGGTAACCCTAGCGGCGGCGGCGGCGGCGGCGGCGGCGGCGGCGGCGGCGGAGGAGGCGGCGGAGGCGGCGGCGGAGGGAATGGGCCGCCGCCGATACCGAGGATTGAGGCGCCCGGATTTCACGGGGACCCAGTCAATGTGTCCGACGGGTACTCGTACCTTCGAGAGAAGGACTTCGAGCTGAAGCTGAGTCAGGGGAGTCTGCCCTTCATCCGAATGTACGTGTCGCCAGCGCGCTCGTACCAGTACTCGCGTTTCCCGGAAGGCTTTCTGCCGAGCACGAGTAACAACTACCTTCCGCGGCCGTTTGGAGAGCACCGGAATGGGGGAAGCCTCAACTGGTGGCATAATTTCTACAGCGCCGTCTACAAGTGGTCTGCGTCGGGGGCGGATGCGGAGATCCGTGATGTGGACGGGTTTCGCAACACGTTCCAGTTGAGCGGTCAGGCGGCAGCGTCGGGGCGGTGGTACCTCAACGACAACAACAAGAATTCCGCGGACCGGCTGTGGCAGGACGTGGGAACTCTGGGGACGTGGCCGCAGAAGTTCGTTTATTACCGTGAGGAGAGCGGACGGTATGAGCATGATGCCGTCTACGTGCACCCGAACGGGACGGGTGCGCGGCACTATTTCCTCACCAGCATTTTCGACACGGAGTACGCGCCGACGGGTGCGACGGAGATTCCTCGTGTAGTGGTGACGTATGCAGTTCCGATTACCGTCGGGGGGACGACGCCGGACACGCTGTGTCCAATCGGGGGCGCGGGGTCGACGCCTGGGGTGCCGTACATCAACACGGTGACAACGCGCGATGGGACGACACTTCGATTCTATTACCGGCGGTTGGTGAATACGCGAGGGCGGACGGAGTGCGTGCTGGACCACGTCAATGTGGAGTCGATCGAGGCTGGTGGCGTGGTGGAGAAGACGCTGGTTCAGTATCAGTACATGGCTGCGTCGAATTTCCTGGTGAAGGTCGACTCCCCGCAGACGGGACGAAGCATCGAGTATACGTACCCTGTCTCCGGTCATGCGACGACGACGTTTGAGCGCAGAGAGAACGGAGCGCTGACGAGTCGACACAGCTACTACTACAACGGGACGGTGGCGACGCGGGACGAGGGAGAGGGACACGACTTCGCCATCAACGACGTGACGAGCAGTAACCCCGGCGTGAAGGACTCGTGCACTTTGGTGTTGGGAGGGTCGCTGCCGACGCGGGAGTTCGTGGACTCGAAGGCGGGATTGGGGACAGGGGCGAATGGGGTTACGACGATGACGTCGCGCTTCGTGTCCGCGCCGGCGCACTATCAGCACCAGACATGGCGGCTGAATTCGATTGAAGAGCGGTGCGACGGGACGTCCTGCCCCGGCTTCGTGGCTGGGACGCGGAAGTGGGAGTACGAGTGCCCGACGGCGCCTGGGGATACGTCGAGTGTGCCGGCGATGCCGAAGGCCCACAAAGACCGGCGCAGCGGGTGGGAGGTATACACCCACGCGGCGGTGCCAGACGCGGGCGTGATTGAGGGGGACGCGGGGGTGCCCATCGGCCACATGAAGTCGCTGACGCGGTTGGCGGAAGGGGCGCAAGATTCGAGCGGAACGGGGGCGTTGGCGGAGATGGATTTGAAGTACACGCTGGGCAGTACGGGGCGTGCGGCGCCGGCGTATGAGCGGTTGCTGGAGCGAACCGAGGTCCCGAGTGTGCTGGCGCCAAGTGGAGGAGTGACTCAGACTCAGTTCGTCTACGACACGGCGACGAATCGGCTGAAGGCGGAGTTCCAGACGGGGTGGACACAGGTGTGGAACGACACCTCGGGGGCATGGCAAGTGGTGAAGCGACGCATTGGTTTGTTCCACTTCGGAGCGCCTCAGTGTGGAGGAGTAGGGACGGTGGATGCGCAGGGACGGAAGTTGGAGACGCACGGTCCGTGCTTCGTGGATGAGAGCGCTGATGTGGCAATGATTACGGGTTGTCAGGCGGGAACTGTCTTCCCTGTCGTCAAGTATGAGTACTGGGCGATGACGGAGACAGGGCACAAACGCAACCAACTGAAGAAAAAGTCGGTGCTGCCTGGGGGCTGCACTGGAACGACCTCATTGGACACGCAGTACCTGGACTACGACGTCTACGGAAACGCGACGCGTGTGCAGGACGTCAATGGGTTGGTCGTCGAGCGTCAGTACAACCAAAGTCAAATGACGAGTCAGACGGTGGTTTCGGGAAGTGTTTCGACGACGACGCTGGCGAGTTTCGACAACGGGAAGCTGAAGGCGATTCAGTATCCGCAGGGTAACTACGACGTCTTCTGCTATCGGACGGGGACCACGACAGGGTTGGGGTGCGTGGGAGGGACACCGACGTACCTGCTTCAATGGGTGGCAAAGGCGGCAGACGCGAGCGGGGCGAACTGGGCGGAGAAGGTTGAGTACGCGTATTGGCCGGATGAGACGGTGAAGACGAAAACGTTCCTCGCGTGGACGGGAACCGTAGCGGAGACGCGGCGAGTGGTGTCGTTCGCCGCAGATGCGCGCCGGAACCCCACTTACCAGGGGTTGGGAAACGTGCCTTCGTCAGTGGTCACGACGCGCCTCTTCGATGCGAATGGAAACTTGACAGGGATTGGCTTCCCCTCGAATGAGGCACCAGCGGTGTGCGGAGGCCCGGACTCGGAGGGGCAGCCCGTGTCGCCCCTTTGTGCTTCGCTGGGATACGACAGGTTGAACCGGCTGGCGAAGCTGGACGAATTTCCTTCTGCGGGAGTGAGTCAGCGCACGTGCTTCTCATACGACGTCCACAGCAACGTGACGGCAGCACGTCAGGGGTGCGTTGTTGCCGCTGGGAATGAGTGTGGGAGCTGCTCGGCGGGCAGTCCCGCCAGTGAGTACGCCTATGACGACTTCGGCAACCTCGTTTGGGCGAAGCTGCCGCATACGCAGGATGGGGTCGGCGGGGCGGGGACGACGCGTTACTCGTACAACGCGCTGGGATTGCTAGTAGACAAGGCGACCCCGGAAATGCAAGCGCACGGTGAGCGGGTGTCGCATACGTACGACGCCGCAGGCCGGTTGCTGCGGCGCAATCGCCACTACCTCTCGTCATCCAACACTCAGATGGTGCAGAATCTCTTCGTCCTCTCGTATGACGTTACGGACGCGGGGGACGTGACGAGCACTCCGCCAATGGACTGTCCGCAGCCGGCGAATACGCGGGGGCGCTTGCGCTACCAGCACGACTCCTTTGGGCGCACCTGGTACCAGTACGACGCGCTGGGGCGACTGACCGGCGAGGTACGGCTGCGCGAAGGGCAGACGAGCTGTTCCTCGGCGGGCCTCAATGACAAACCGCATACATTTTACACGTACACGGCCAACGGGAATGTTGACTCCATCACCTACCCCCACGGCCGGGTGGTGAAGTACGTCTACGGCACGGGGGCGACGGTGGACCGGGTACAGGCGGTTGACGTGAGGCTGTGGAGCAGTTCGGGTTTTTTGGATACGCGACTCATTCAGGGCGTCGTCTGGGAACCCTACGGGCAGTTGAGAGGCTACCAGGTGAATCACCCGACGACGAGCAACAGCAGCGCGGTGGAGTACATGCTGGGCGACAACTCCGGGTCGGTGCCAGCGGCGTGTCCTGCGGCGCCGCCGATTGTGGCGAGCGGCGATTTGACGGGAAGGCTGAGGGCGCTCCGGGTGTCGACGGGGACGTTGGCGGCGGGGGCGGGAAGTGGCGACATCTACAAGCAGACGTACACGTGGCATGGAGACCAGGTGTCGCAGGTGGACACCTGTGTGCTGGGGGCGACGACTCCTCGAATCGAAACCTTCGGGTACGACAGGAGTCTGAAGCTGGTGTCGGCCGAGCGGCCGATGGGAAATGTGGCGGCGACGGGCGGCGCGTATGCGAGCCGGAACTTCGGGTATGACAATCGAGGAAACCGCACTAGTATGTCTGCGGATGGTTCATCCTATGCGTTTGCAATGACGTCAGCGCCAGCGGTGGACCGGTTGGCGGAGTGGGGGGCGACGGCACCTGGAAGTCTGTTGCGGTATGCGCTGGCTTATGATGCAGACGGGCGGGTGACGTCGCAACGGTGGGCTCCCGGGGTAAGTGGTACACCCGTGTTTTTGCAAGGATTCGAGTACGGAATCGACGAGAGTGCTCAAATTGGCGTCGCGACGGATACCGTATTTCGCGCCGTCAATCGAAATGGGGTCACCTACAATTACTTTTATGACGCACAGGGGCGGCGGCGGCTGAAAGCCTACCCTGGAGGGACGAAGGACGAGTACTTCAACAGTGCTGCGCACAGGCTGCTGACGGACCGGGGGAGTGACGGGTTCGTGGCTGCGGTGGGGCACTACACGACCGATGACTATGTCTGGCTGGGAGGTAAATCGGTGGCCGTCATCCGCGCGAAATTCAGCAGTGCGTGGGTGCGTCAGGCGGACGGAGCGGGCGACTGCTCGCGCAATGAGGAGTCGGCTGCATGCGGAGTGTACTTTCCAGTGGTAGACCACAGCGGTAAGCCGGTGGTGATGCTCGATGGTTCGAGGCGTGTGGCAGGATCGGCGGACTATGACCCATTTGGCCATGTCAACCGGATGTTGCAGATGGCGGAGACGGCGCATCCCTATACCAGTGGAAGCAGTGTCAGTTTGGCGACGCTGACTCAGCCGGTGGGGGCGGGGCCAGAGGTGGTGCGGATGCGTGCGCTGTATCACCTGCTGGACACGGAAAGTGGTGAGGCGAGCGTCAGCTTGGTTGACGTGGATACCGCGGCGAGCCTGCATTCCACCTCGTTGGCACGACAGGGGAATGTCATGACGCCCTGGGTGCAGCCCTCGAACGGGCGTGTGGCGGTTCGGTTTGATGCGAGCGCGACGGCGACGTCAAATTACCAGGGGGTGGTGTTGGAGGGATACGAGTACCAGCGGTATCAGTCGGGAGCGCAGCCCTTCTGGCTGCCGTTGCGGTTTCCTGGTCAGTACTACGACGCCGAAACGGGGTACTTCGAGAATTGGAATCGCTTCTACAATCCCTCAGAGGGGCGGTATATTCAGCCCGAGCCGCTTGTTCAAAGCCCACGTACTTCTCTGCGGAGCGCAGGAGGAGGGCATGTTATGGCGGTTTACTCATATGGGCAGAGCAATCCTGTTGGGTTTGTTGATCGGACTGGGTTTAAATGGAATACGGCGCATCAGTTGCGACATAATGAGGAGGCGATTCGCTTGAGGGATAAAGAATTCTGGCAGAAAGTGGAAGATGTGGATGATATTGAGTTGCGATTCGAGGCGACTCATGGTCGCTATGAGCTTATGCCGAACCTAAAGCCATTCCCAACGACAAATGTGGGCTATGGGCAGACGGTCAATAATATCGAGGCCGGAAAGTGTGTTAACTCAAGCGTGAATGTCTGGGCGCTTGCTATGTTTCGTCCGCATAGGCTCAAGTCAGAGCTTTGGACGTTCGCGCACGAGGCTTATCATGCGGCACTTATGATGGGAGCGATTAAGAAGCCGCATCCTGATGCGAATGAAGAGCAACAGGCTGATTTTTTTGCCCACCGAATTACTGGCGAGCCGTTTACGGCTGCGGATAGGGTATATTGGGCGTCGCGGAGCGGAGAGATTCTTCCAGAGCCATGATGTGGGCTTAAAATGCTATTGAGAACTCTGCTGCTGGTTGTTTTAGGCGGGTGTGCGCATACGGTTGTTCCGAAAAGCATGGCGCATGCAAAGGCTGTGTCTGAGTGTCTTGTGGAGTCTGGTCATGCGGATGAAATCCAAATTCCGGATGGCCACGCTCGTACTTTTGCGTGCCGCGAACGTTGGTGGTGGGCTGCTAGTGAATTCGAGCAGCGCTCGGTTTGCGCGGATGATGATGAGTGCGTTTTAGTGTCGCTGGAGCCGAGTCTGCATGGAGGGTGTTGGCTTGCTTCTTCGAAGTTTGTGCTTAAACATGTTGCGCATCCGTATTTTCGGGAAGTTGCTGACGCCTGTGGCCACTACTCTGTCGGATGCGCAGATAGGCCCAGGGTTCGTTGCGTAAGTGGAAAATGTAGAATCCCTGGGTACCCGAAGATGCGTGTGCCGCGTGAGTCGAACTGTAATGGCGTGGTTCCGTAGCGTTGAGATCACTTGATCTGAGGAGCGAATTGGCTGTTGCGGAGCCTTGGGCGTAGGGTGCTGCCAATACCACTTGGTCACATCCGAGAGGGCGGCTCAGGCGGGGCTCTGGGGTTGATGGACCTGTTGCAGAGGGGGCAGGTGCCAATCTGTTTGAGGAGGAGGTGCTGCAACGCGCGTCGCACCATCGGGAGCGTCCAGTGCACCCTGCTCCGAGGGGAAAAGCGCTCGACGGAGCGCGAGGAAGCCATGGGCCACAGCGCAGAGGGTGGCGTGGTGGTGGAAGCCACGCCACGTGCGTCCTTCGAAGTGGTCGAGACCAACTTCTCCCTTTATCTCCTGGTAGTCACGCTCGACGCGCTAGCGCAGCTTTGTGAGGCGTACGAGCTGCTTCAGGGGAGTGTCCGCAGGCAGTGTAGAAAGGTGAAATTTGGTGGGCGCTTTCTCGTGCCTGGGCCATTCGCACAGCAGCCTTTGCTCGTCGCCTGGGGCAAATCCCAGATGGTGGCGGTGGGCGGTACGGATGCGTAGGGCGCGCGAAGCGCGAGCTCCGCGCGCCCATGGTGCCTTCGCGCCAACTGACCGACTTCCAGGTTGTTCGCGGCAGGCCAGCGGCCAGCTTCTCGATGGCAACGGACTTCGCCTCGCCATAGCGGTAGCGCGTACGCGCTGGCCCACTCATTCCCGCTGGCTTCGGAGGGATGGGAGGAGGTGTGAATCCCGGAGGCCAGACGACACAGTCGCCTCGAATACCGACGGCGTACGGCAGCCCACGGCGCGTGAGTTCCTCACGGAACTCGACCTCGTTTCCGTATCCCGAGTCTGTGAGAAACAGGCGCGGCTTCACTCCCCAGCCCAGCGCGCGCTCAAGCAGCTCGAGCGCGATGCCCCTCTTCGTCTCGAACGCCACGTCTTCCGGCACGCCCGCCTTGCACAGGCGCTTGGTGTCGGACGTTCACTCCGTCGGCAGATACAGCCGCATTCCAATACAGCCGCTGCCCTTCGCACCGGCTAGATGCAGGCTGACGGCCACCTGGCAGTTGTCGGTGCGGCCCAACGTGCCCGAGTACTGCCGGGCCACGCCCACTGAATGTTCGCCCTTCTTGGGGAAGCCCGTGTCATCCAGAACCAGCGCCTCGACGTCCGGCAGGTCCTCCTCCAGCTTCAGCGCCAGTCGGCCCATGACCTCGTCGTCCGCCCAGCCGCTGCCGCTAACACACTGTTGGAGGCGCTGGCGCATGGCTTCCTTCTCGGAAGCCTCCTCCACCAGCCGCCCTGCCATCGGGTCAATGCTTTTGCGCTCCCCTTCCAGCAGCAGTCCCTTGACGTACCAGTTCATCGCCCGTCGTCGCTCCACGCGGCCCATGCCTGAGAACATCGACTCAAGGAAGCTCTCCAGCTCTCCCTCCAACCGCTTCAGTTGCCTCGGCATCATGCTGGGGGAACAGCCCGCCCACCCTTACGCATTCTTGAAGTGACCAAGTGGTATTAGTCCTGCGGACTCTTGAGTGGGTGGCGCTCATTGCGCTCACCGGACCTTGAGCAGAGGGCGGCATTATCCGGAAGCGGCGAAGGGCTGCTCCTACCGAGACCGTTGACCTGCGGGGGCAGGGGATCAGATGGACCGCTGGAGAACCCCGTAACCCAGGGGCAACCCGGACACTTTCTTGGCACTTCGTGGCCCCGCGCGGGTAGGCTCCCTCGGTCATGCCCCCCGCTGCCCCTTCGCGCGACACCGGCCGCTTTGGAAAATACCGCCTCATCGACCGCGTCGCGGTGGGAGGCATGGCCGAGATCTTCCTCGCGCATCAGCAGCAGGAGGACGGGCAGGAAACGCCCGTCGTCATCAAGCGCATCCGCCCGCATCTGTCCAAGCACGCGGCCTTCGTGAAGATGTTCCTCAACGAGGCCCGGCTCGCCGCGCAGCTCAACCACCCCAACGTCGTGCAGATTCACGACCTGGGGAAGATCGCGGACAGCTACTTCATCGCCATGGAGTACGTGTCCGGCCGCGACATGCGCCGCGTCGTGCCCAAGGCGGAGGCGCTGGGGATTCCCTTCCCGCTGGTGTACGCGGTGAAGATCGCCTCGAACGTCTGCGCGGGCCTGCACCACGCACACACCAAGGGGGACCTGTACGGCACCCCGCTCAACATCGTCCACCGGGACGTGTCGCCGGAGAACATCGTCGTCGCCTTCGACGGCTCCGTGAAGATTCTCGACTTCGGCATCGCCAAGGCCGCGAATCAGATGGAGCAGACGCGCAACGGCGAAATCAAAGGCAAGCTCAGCTACATGAGCCCGGAGCAGTGTCTGGGCAAGCCCATCGACTGCCGCTCCGACGTCTTCTCCCTGGGCGTGGTGCTCTACGAGTGGCTCACCGGCTTCAAGCTCTTCACGGGTGAGTCCGAGGCGGCGGTGATGCGCAGCATCACCGATGGGAAGATCTACGCCCCGTCGTACTTCCGCGAGGACCTCCCAGAGCGCCTGGAGACCATCCTGATGAAGGCGCTGGAGCGCGACCGGGACAAGCGCTACCAGACGGCCGCGCAGATGCAGAAGGACCTGGACGCCTTCCTCGACGCGTACGACTTCACGCCCACGCCGCTGCACCTCTCCAACTTCATCAAGCAGCTCTTTGAAGAGGAGCTGGCCGGAGAGCAGCGCCGTCTGGCCGTGCGCGCCGCGGCCGCGCCCACGTCGGAAGAGGCGCTGGAACTCTCGGACGTCGTCTCCGCGCTCGACACCGCGAAGGGCGTACCCGCTCCGGAGCCCGAGCCGCCCCCCGTCTCGGAGGACCGCACCGAGCCGCGCACGCTCGCCGTCCCGCTGAACCAGGCCCTGGCCGAGGCGCTGGAGGCGGTGGCCAAGCGCAACAACATCTCTGCGGGCCGCATGGTGGCCGAGCTGCTCGAGTCCTGGCTCAAGTACCGCTGACATGCCCCGGCTGAAGCTGACTCTCGAATACGACGGGACGCGTTTCGTGGGGTGGCAGGCGCAGCCCCAGGGGCCCTCCATCCAGTCCGTGCTGGAGTCCGCGCTGGAGCGCCTGTTGGGTGAGCGTGTCCCGGTGGAGTCCGCCGGGCGCACCGACGCGGGCGTGCATGCCGAAGGGCAGGTGGCGTGCTTCGACTCGCCTCGTGAGCTGCCCATGAAGGCGTACACGATGGGGCTCAACGGCATCCTCCCGCCCGACGTGGCCGTGGTGGCGGCGGTGGAGGTTCCGGAGAGTTTTGATCCGCGCCGCTGGTCCCGGGGCAAGCGCTACCGCTACCGCGTGAGCAACCGAAGGACGCGCTCTCCGCTGCGCCGGACGACGCATTGGGAAATCTTCGCGCCGCTGGACGTGGAGGCCATGCGGCGGGCCGCCGTGCACCTGGTGGGGCGGCATGACTATTCGGCCTTCCGGGCCGCCGACTGCCAGGCGAAGCACGCCGTGCGTGAGATTCGGAGCCTCACGGTCGAGGGCACCTCGGGGGACGCCGTGTCCATCGTGGTGGAGGGCACCGCGTTCCTGAAGCACATGGTGCGCAACCTGGCCGGGACGCTGGTGGAGGTCGGCAAGGGCCGCCGCCCCGAGGCCTGGGTGGCGGAGGTGCTGGCCTCCAAGGAGCGCAAGCGCGCCGGACCGACGGCGCCGCCCCAGGGGCTGGTGCTGGAAGAGGTCTTCTACGGGGACGGCCCGCCTGCCCGCACGGCAGGAAGGACAGCGGACGCGGAAGAGGACGAGGGCTGAAGTGGGGTAGGCTGCCTGCCCGTGAGCTCCAAGACGAGTGTCCTCGAACCGCTGCGCGTCCGTGTCCGTCGCTTCCAGTTCATCATGGGGCTGGGATTCATCGCGCTCGTCGTCGGCTCGATTCTGAGTGTGGCGTTGACGCTGCGGCTGAGCGTGCGCATCCAGGCGGTGCCGGTGGGCGTCCTGCGTTTGACGCTGGCGGTGCTGCTGGAGAACCTGTGGGTGCTCGGGGTGCTGCCGTTGATGTGCTACGGCGCCGCGCGGGTCATGGAGCTGCGGCCGTGGACCACGGGAGGCGGCGCGGCGGTGGCCGGCTCCCTCTTCGTGCACGCGCTGGGCTTCGTTCAGAACGGCGTGAATGGCTTGTGGCTGGGCGGGTTGGGTTCGTTCCTCAGTCTGGCGGCGTTCGCCGGGGGCGTGGTGCTCAGTGCCCGCGCCGTGGCCATGGGCCGGGCAGCGGCGGCGGCGCAGACGGTGAAGTCGCAGGCGAAGGCGCAGGAGCGCAAGTCCGAGTACGACGAGTTCCTCCTCGCCGCCGAGCAAGGCGCCGCGCGGTTGGAGCAGCGGGAGGCGCAGGCCTCCTCGGCCACGGCGCCGGTGACTGCGGAAGCGGGGCCGCAGGGCCCTGTGACGCCGGAGGCCCCCCAGGCTGCGGACGTCGCGGAGATGGATTCCGAGCAGGCTCCCGCATCTGCCGCGCAGGCTTCCGATGCGGTCGCGGAGCTGGCTCCGGCGGAGGCGACGCAGTCCGAGGCACTGAAGACCGCCGCGACGTCCGAGGCGGCGGCGCCGCTGGACGCCCCCTCCTCGCCGGTCGAACCGGCCTCCGTTGCCGCTCCTGCGGAGCGCAAGACGTCCGGGGCCTGAGCCGACGGCCAAGCCCGGGGCGGTGGCCACTACCACTACGACGCCGCTGAAGGCCCCTTCCGGGCCGGTCGAACCGGCCTCCATTGCCGCTCCAGCGGAGCGCAAGACGTCCGAAGCCTGAGCCGACGCCCCGTTGATTCGGCTCGGACCCGCTGGACACCTCGCACGGTGCCCAGCGGTCGTGACATCTCCAAGGCTCGCCCCAGTGGCCAAGCCAATCCCGCCCGGCACACAGCGCCTACTCGGGGACTTCCTTGGGCTCGCGGACGACGAGCACATCGCACTTCGCCTCGCGAATCAGGTCCGTCGCAACGCTTCCGAGCAGCGCGTGCGCCACGCCCGAGCGCGCCCGTGTCCCCAGCGCCAGCAGGTCCGCGCCTTGGTCGTCCACGAACTCGAGGACGATGGAGCGCGAGCCCCCGTTCTCCATCACCATCCGGTATGGCACCCCGAGCCCGTCGAGCTCCCGCCGCAGCGGCGCGAGCTTGCGCTCCGCGGCGCCCTTGAACGTCTTCTGGTACCGCGTGTGCTCCTTCGTCGTCAGCCCGGGGAACACCGCGTACTCCAGTGGAACGTCATAGGCGTGAACCAGCGTCAGCTCGGAGCCGGGCGTCATCAGCGTGGGGACGAAGCCCGCAACGCGGCGTGACGTCGCGTCCGCGTCCACGGCCACCACGGGCCGCAAGTAGGACCCGGTGGCCCGCCGGGTGGCGATGAGCACGGGCAGGTTGCCGCGGCGGATGACGTTGTCCGCGGTGGAGCCCAGGAACATGTTGCGAAGGGGCTTGTCGCCGTGCCGGCCCAGCAGGACGAGCTCCGCGCCAAAGGCTTGTGCCCGGCGCAGGATGGCGTCCACGGGCTTGCCCCGGGCGATGTGCGTGTCGACGATGGCGGTGGCGCCTTCGGTCCGCAGCGCCTTGCGGAGCCGCTGGGCGACGCGCTCCAGCTCCCGCGCGGTGGCTTCCAGCGCGCGAGCGCCCAGCTCCGCCGGCATCCGGCTGGGCAACACGTGCATCAACAACACCTTCGCACCCGGCGCGAGTGGGAGGTGGGCAACCCTCCCCACCGCGTGGGCGCTCGATTCCGAGAAGTCCGTCGGAACGAGCACCTTGCGAAGCTGCGGCGGCGACATCGGC
This genomic window from Myxococcus hansupus contains:
- a CDS encoding universal stress protein — its product is MKPRKPMSPPQLRKVLVPTDFSESSAHAVGRVAHLPLAPGAKVLLMHVLPSRMPAELGARALEATARELERVAQRLRKALRTEGATAIVDTHIARGKPVDAILRRAQAFGAELVLLGRHGDKPLRNMFLGSTADNVIRRGNLPVLIATRRATGSYLRPVVAVDADATSRRVAGFVPTLMTPGSELTLVHAYDVPLEYAVFPGLTTKEHTRYQKTFKGAAERKLAPLRRELDGLGVPYRMVMENGGSRSIVLEFVDDQGADLLALGTRARSGVAHALLGSVATDLIREAKCDVLVVREPKEVPE